The following coding sequences are from one Pseudonocardia sp. EC080619-01 window:
- a CDS encoding LacI family DNA-binding transcriptional regulator: protein MTAGGTRRVTAAMVAERAGTSVSTVSLVVNGKSRGRVSPVITERVRDAVSELGYVVDHAASSLARGRTDLVVLLAPDLPNPYFGRVATGIREALGDRHQLMLSVIPGGEQPTADDVRRVVAFRPAGLLVHAPAPSFLDDLDPGGPPVVLLDAPGFEDRAATVTFDLRPGVHALVRHLAATGHRTVAYLDGSTPSATFTLRRDLLRDVAADHGLTVLGAGGDGAVAAGLTLDAAADTAVAALPGWRASGATAVVAAADTLAYGVLAAARRLGLDVPGDLAVAGFDDLPYSRVTAPALTSVALPAEELGRAAALRLTALLGGDPGGPVAALTSRLAVRDSTG from the coding sequence ATGACCGCAGGGGGTACGCGGCGGGTGACCGCGGCGATGGTGGCCGAGCGCGCGGGGACCAGCGTGTCGACCGTGTCGCTGGTGGTGAACGGCAAGTCCCGCGGCCGGGTGTCACCGGTGATCACCGAGCGGGTCCGCGACGCCGTGTCGGAGCTGGGCTACGTCGTCGACCACGCGGCCAGCTCGCTGGCCCGGGGGCGCACCGACCTGGTCGTGCTGCTGGCCCCGGACCTGCCCAACCCGTACTTCGGCCGGGTCGCCACCGGCATCCGGGAGGCGCTCGGCGACCGGCACCAGCTGATGCTGTCGGTGATCCCGGGCGGCGAGCAGCCCACCGCCGACGACGTCCGCCGGGTCGTCGCGTTCCGCCCTGCCGGCCTGCTGGTGCACGCGCCGGCACCGTCGTTCCTGGACGATCTCGACCCGGGCGGGCCGCCGGTCGTGCTGCTCGACGCCCCCGGCTTCGAGGACCGGGCCGCGACCGTCACCTTCGACCTCCGGCCGGGAGTGCACGCCCTGGTCCGGCACCTCGCCGCGACCGGCCACCGCACGGTGGCCTACCTGGACGGGTCCACCCCGTCGGCGACCTTCACGTTGCGCCGCGACCTGCTGCGCGACGTCGCGGCCGACCACGGGCTGACCGTCCTCGGTGCCGGGGGCGACGGTGCCGTCGCCGCCGGGCTGACCCTCGACGCCGCCGCCGACACCGCGGTCGCCGCCCTGCCGGGCTGGCGGGCCTCCGGGGCCACCGCGGTCGTCGCGGCCGCCGACACCCTCGCCTACGGGGTGCTCGCCGCGGCCCGGCGGCTGGGGCTGGACGTGCCGGGCGACCTCGCCGTCGCCGGGTTCGACGATCTGCCCTACTCCCGGGTCACCGCACCGGCGCTGACCAGTGTGGCGCTGCCCGCCGAGGAGCTGGGGCGGGCAGCGGCGCTGCGGCTCACCGCGTTGCTCGGCGGCGACCCGGGCGGCCCGGTCGCCGCGCTCACCTCCCGGCTGGCGGTCCGGGACAGCACGGGCTGA